A genomic segment from Saprospiraceae bacterium encodes:
- a CDS encoding DUF502 domain-containing protein, translated as MSKLPLRLKVFLRRLNRFFITTVIGGVVIILPLSIFIFLVRVVVGFTANLVRPIMGLLNLTSTTHQWLVDIVSFIIVVSLFFIIGLIVRTELGKQLFHLLEENWLSKLPFYSTLRDTVQQFAGSGKTPFQQVVLVDPFGSGVLMTGFVAEKLTPDIYSIFVPTGPNPTNGFIFHVPIEKIKFVKTKAEDAMRTIIGVGTGSSILFQPNIEKNVLKEQ; from the coding sequence ATGTCAAAATTGCCGCTTAGGCTAAAAGTTTTTTTACGTCGCTTAAATCGATTTTTTATCACCACGGTGATTGGTGGAGTAGTTATTATTTTACCCTTATCTATCTTTATCTTTTTAGTTCGGGTAGTGGTGGGATTCACCGCAAATTTGGTGCGTCCTATCATGGGACTACTCAACCTGACCTCCACTACGCACCAATGGCTGGTCGATATTGTTTCCTTTATTATTGTGGTATCCTTGTTTTTTATTATAGGATTGATTGTTCGTACCGAATTGGGGAAACAACTTTTTCATTTATTGGAAGAAAATTGGTTGAGTAAATTGCCATTCTATTCGACACTACGAGACACTGTTCAACAATTTGCAGGAAGTGGAAAAACGCCCTTTCAGCAAGTGGTCTTAGTCGACCCTTTTGGTAGTGGTGTACTTATGACAGGTTTTGTAGCAGAAAAATTAACCCCCGATATATATTCCATTTTTGTACCAACAGGCCCTAACCCTACAAATGGATTTATTTTTCACGTGCCCATTGAGAAGATCAAGTTTGTTAAAACCAAAGCGGAAGATGCCATGCGCACCATCATTGGCGTAGGGACGGGTTCTTCGATTTTATTCCAACCTAATATTGAAAAGAATGTCTTAAAAGAGCAATAA
- a CDS encoding SdrD B-like domain-containing protein, with protein MQKMYPPNKLGHHLACPNLLLGKYALSLSFLFLAVLVSAQLSVAFDIQPISCPGQNDAGIQALVTGGEAPYDYLWSNDSTVASLESLSPGLYHLKVTDALGDTISASIDIPPATNMMLFLTPIKPACLSTENGRIVAEVFGGSPPYSFNWNTGEVKPSLDSLAVGHYLLTVTDSHGCQQTSSLFLDAQSKLNVGALGTPASCMEVNDGLATASAQFGVQPYSYRWDNGGQSQVIDELAVGTYVVTVTDALGCVDTASAWVQTALSLKATGSALLCGPGPNSSMSIQAVGGTAPYAYQWSTGQASSYMENLTAGTYEVTVTDAKGCKMVETFDMASFDFSISVIPRNVLCYGDSTGSVVVQVSGGEPPYAFSWSNGDTTDVLNNLPAGTYAVTVMDANGCELGETVDLTEPPPLSLSMLKTDVNCNGEMSGSAMVIPAGGKPPYSYLWSNNGINDFIDHLVPGNYTVTVADANLCEQEISVEIIEALPLQVAISHFSVDCEATSGTLTAEVSGGTAPYHYAWSTGDTLSTTTNLQAGSYQLTVTDANACTFEVVDITLGGDSPFEIAFEITPISCSDDPIGAITAQVLGGFSPYTFSWSNGATSQSIENLSAGSYELTVTDANGCQQSAEATLSQTPALSAAITGKDIACFGQTNGQAEAVINSGTAPFFYQWSNGRSGSTIVNLAAGTYTLSVTDNVGCTDTTSILIQEPPILAVEAMATDISCSGAQDGSAAVTVSGGVAPYQFAWGNGATTAMINNLSVGSYGVIINDHNHCIAVASVNINEPPPLAISLIIEKIPCEGNADGLIRSTVSGGTSPYTYLWNNGDTSAVIDGLKGGLNYSLTVTDARGCQITADLFLEENPGLSLQLDSQDILCFGQNNGALNSQISGGTGPFFYNWNTGNTSASLVNLSVGGYQLTVTDIVGCSDTASAFIQEPLPLVVLTSSTDISCSGAQDGQASVDVSGGLAPYAFAWGNGDTLADINNLEAGSYGVIVSDANACIAAASINIAEPPSLSISIVLEQTPCEGNADGRIRATGSGGTPGYTFLWNTGDTSATIAGLTGGTYQVTLTDSSGCQISTAVDLTERPGVAVTLFPQNILCFGGANGSAQAAVEGGTGPFSYSWSNGATTSAISNLTVGTYALTLTDLAGCTATNAVTIVQPDSLELIINSNPITCFGDSNGKVSLNILGGVAPYQYLWSNDSTQQEINGLPGGLYEVTVTDANACQSSTQVAVDEPEALSNTFIIVEMPCEGSSTGVIEAEIAGGTAEYQFSWSNGGGKSGIGNVAAGHYFLTVTDGNGCQLVDSLNLLANPQPECVIIVLNDITTGADGVLEAIVSNGTAPYLFNWSNGDTTALIDNLSSGDYTLTVTDANGCMSSCSDTLMGLASLGSFVWIDLNRDGIQDEDEPGFGQVSISITKIDTIAPRFMATTQTDEFGFYQFDVPPGQYQLKFTLPEGYVLTKPNQGDDEERDSDIDPTTFLSDTITLTPRAVLFNLDAGCISECDRLTHPGLIAPSTTYLCGAGNDPGPILNAVSATGGSGALEYLWMKSLEETPFSSSQWEPIPDSNTPSYDPGVLYETTYFVRCARREKCSTYLESNVVKIEVGTEAVAKVVQPVKICEGDQVTFSAIETGPAAKIDWVFTGSVTPATISGENVSVRYSYFGTFNGTLTVQENGCTATRSFPVNVINNPILCTAGLSIQAEVIEEENKIVRLTWLMEHSEADLQYQLEYSRDGEHFETIANSIEPIEQSGQQLQFRLDTQAPKRGYNYYRVKVGDRSGNFMYSDIKEVVFLNDSALAMLYPNPVTDQLTIAFFETYDEPVRMELLSTQGHLLSSTDLPNGEQEIHLFLGDLTTGVYFLRIYYGEVAIKHLRIYKH; from the coding sequence ATGCAAAAAATGTATCCCCCTAACAAGCTGGGTCATCACCTTGCTTGCCCCAATCTGCTATTGGGGAAATATGCCTTGTCTTTGTCCTTTCTATTTTTAGCTGTCCTGGTATCAGCTCAACTTTCGGTAGCTTTTGATATTCAGCCAATTTCCTGTCCTGGCCAAAATGATGCAGGTATTCAGGCTTTGGTCACAGGGGGCGAAGCTCCTTATGATTACTTATGGAGTAACGATAGCACAGTGGCATCACTGGAGTCATTGTCTCCTGGCCTTTATCATTTGAAGGTAACAGATGCCTTAGGCGATACCATTTCGGCTTCGATCGACATCCCCCCTGCCACGAACATGATGCTTTTTTTAACGCCTATAAAGCCTGCTTGTTTGAGTACTGAAAATGGCCGTATTGTAGCGGAGGTATTTGGGGGATCGCCTCCCTATTCCTTTAATTGGAATACTGGCGAAGTAAAGCCAAGCCTGGATAGCTTAGCCGTAGGTCATTATTTGCTTACTGTAACGGATAGTCATGGTTGCCAACAAACAAGCAGTCTTTTTTTGGATGCTCAATCAAAGCTTAATGTTGGTGCACTAGGAACACCTGCCAGTTGTATGGAAGTTAATGACGGCTTGGCTACTGCTTCTGCACAATTTGGCGTTCAACCCTATTCATACCGTTGGGATAATGGTGGTCAATCGCAAGTCATCGACGAATTAGCTGTTGGCACTTATGTGGTCACCGTAACGGATGCCCTTGGCTGTGTGGATACCGCCTCCGCATGGGTGCAAACCGCTCTAAGTTTAAAAGCGACTGGCTCGGCCTTATTGTGTGGCCCGGGGCCAAATAGCAGTATGTCCATTCAGGCCGTGGGCGGAACCGCCCCCTATGCTTATCAATGGAGTACGGGCCAAGCATCTTCCTATATGGAAAACCTAACGGCGGGCACCTACGAGGTGACCGTTACGGATGCTAAAGGCTGTAAAATGGTCGAAACCTTTGATATGGCATCCTTTGATTTCTCTATTAGTGTGATTCCAAGGAACGTTCTTTGCTACGGAGATAGTACAGGTAGTGTGGTGGTGCAGGTCAGCGGTGGTGAACCACCTTATGCCTTTAGTTGGTCGAATGGTGATACAACGGATGTTTTGAATAATCTCCCCGCAGGAACCTATGCTGTTACCGTAATGGATGCAAATGGGTGTGAATTAGGGGAAACGGTTGATTTAACCGAACCTCCTCCTTTATCTTTGTCAATGCTGAAGACCGATGTCAATTGTAATGGTGAAATGTCTGGCAGTGCTATGGTTATTCCAGCAGGAGGGAAGCCACCTTATAGTTATCTCTGGAGTAATAACGGTATCAATGATTTTATCGATCATTTAGTGCCAGGAAACTATACGGTTACGGTTGCTGATGCTAATTTATGCGAACAGGAAATTAGTGTAGAAATCATAGAAGCATTGCCCCTTCAGGTGGCGATTAGTCATTTTTCAGTAGATTGTGAAGCTACCAGTGGCACCCTTACAGCGGAGGTGAGTGGCGGAACCGCCCCCTACCATTATGCCTGGAGCACAGGCGATACGCTGTCTACCACAACGAACCTGCAAGCAGGGAGCTACCAACTGACGGTAACGGATGCGAATGCCTGCACCTTCGAAGTAGTAGATATAACCCTTGGTGGTGATTCTCCTTTTGAAATTGCATTTGAGATTACCCCAATCAGTTGTTCGGATGACCCTATCGGCGCAATTACGGCTCAGGTATTGGGCGGTTTCTCGCCTTACACTTTTAGCTGGAGCAATGGCGCCACAAGCCAAAGCATTGAAAACCTTTCGGCTGGTAGCTATGAGCTTACGGTGACAGATGCCAATGGTTGCCAACAAAGCGCCGAGGCCACACTGAGCCAGACCCCTGCCTTATCTGCGGCCATTACCGGTAAAGATATTGCTTGTTTCGGGCAAACAAATGGCCAAGCGGAAGCTGTCATTAACAGCGGAACCGCTCCTTTTTTTTACCAATGGAGTAATGGGCGTAGTGGTAGCACTATCGTAAACCTTGCTGCTGGGACCTACACGTTAAGTGTAACAGATAATGTAGGCTGTACCGATACCACAAGTATTTTGATCCAGGAGCCTCCGATCTTGGCCGTAGAGGCTATGGCTACAGACATTAGCTGTTCAGGTGCCCAAGATGGCAGTGCAGCCGTGACGGTAAGTGGGGGAGTGGCGCCCTATCAATTTGCCTGGGGCAACGGCGCTACCACTGCCATGATCAATAATTTGTCGGTGGGTAGTTATGGGGTCATCATTAATGACCACAACCATTGTATTGCGGTGGCTAGCGTGAATATCAATGAACCGCCACCTTTAGCCATAAGTTTAATCATTGAGAAGATCCCTTGTGAGGGAAATGCGGATGGACTCATACGCTCTACCGTGAGCGGAGGTACTTCCCCTTATACCTACTTGTGGAACAATGGCGACACCAGCGCAGTAATAGATGGCCTGAAAGGGGGCCTCAACTATAGCCTTACCGTTACAGATGCCCGCGGATGTCAAATTACTGCTGATCTTTTTTTAGAAGAGAACCCAGGACTTTCTCTACAGTTGGACAGTCAGGATATCCTTTGCTTTGGACAAAATAATGGTGCACTAAATAGCCAGATAAGTGGTGGCACCGGCCCATTTTTTTACAATTGGAATACGGGCAATACCAGTGCTTCCCTCGTCAATTTATCCGTTGGGGGTTACCAATTAACGGTAACTGATATAGTAGGCTGTTCGGATACAGCCAGTGCTTTCATTCAGGAACCTCTGCCGCTAGTGGTGCTGACCTCTTCGACGGATATTAGCTGCTCGGGTGCACAGGATGGACAGGCCAGCGTGGACGTAAGTGGTGGCCTTGCACCTTATGCTTTTGCCTGGGGAAATGGTGATACCTTGGCTGATATCAATAACCTGGAAGCAGGAAGCTACGGAGTAATTGTATCGGATGCCAATGCATGTATTGCAGCAGCAAGTATAAATATTGCTGAACCCCCGTCTTTATCCATCAGCATAGTTCTTGAGCAAACTCCTTGCGAAGGTAATGCAGATGGACGAATACGTGCCACTGGCAGTGGCGGAACACCTGGCTACACTTTTCTCTGGAATACCGGCGATACTAGTGCCACTATAGCTGGCCTCACAGGTGGAACCTATCAGGTAACCCTAACGGATTCAAGCGGTTGCCAAATTTCAACGGCAGTCGATTTGACAGAAAGGCCAGGTGTCGCAGTCACCCTATTTCCACAAAACATCCTTTGTTTTGGGGGAGCCAATGGAAGTGCCCAAGCTGCGGTGGAGGGTGGAACAGGTCCTTTTTCCTATAGTTGGAGCAATGGAGCAACGACTTCCGCCATTAGTAACCTCACCGTGGGCACTTACGCACTGACCCTAACGGATCTTGCAGGATGTACTGCTACCAATGCGGTTACGATTGTTCAGCCTGATTCTTTAGAACTAATCATTAATTCCAACCCCATTACTTGCTTTGGAGATTCCAATGGCAAAGTTAGTCTTAACATCCTTGGCGGTGTTGCCCCATACCAGTACTTATGGAGCAATGATAGCACTCAACAAGAAATCAACGGATTACCCGGAGGACTATACGAGGTTACGGTCACTGATGCCAACGCCTGTCAAAGTAGCACCCAAGTGGCTGTGGATGAACCTGAAGCACTAAGCAATACGTTCATTATTGTCGAAATGCCCTGTGAAGGCAGCAGCACGGGGGTCATCGAAGCAGAAATAGCTGGAGGCACTGCCGAATATCAATTTTCTTGGAGTAATGGTGGCGGAAAGTCTGGTATTGGCAATGTGGCGGCTGGCCATTATTTTCTCACGGTGACCGACGGGAATGGATGTCAGTTAGTCGATTCACTTAATTTACTGGCAAATCCTCAGCCCGAATGTGTAATCATTGTCCTTAACGACATCACCACAGGAGCCGATGGTGTTTTAGAGGCCATCGTCTCCAATGGAACTGCCCCCTATCTATTCAATTGGAGCAATGGCGATACAACGGCGCTTATTGATAATTTATCTTCGGGTGATTACACCCTTACCGTAACGGATGCTAATGGCTGTATGAGTAGCTGTTCCGATACCTTAATGGGGCTTGCAAGTTTGGGGTCCTTTGTTTGGATTGATCTGAATAGAGACGGCATTCAAGATGAGGATGAACCGGGGTTTGGCCAGGTCAGTATTTCGATTACTAAAATCGATACCATTGCCCCCCGGTTTATGGCTACCACACAGACAGATGAATTTGGCTTTTATCAATTTGATGTGCCCCCTGGGCAATATCAACTTAAATTTACCCTACCCGAAGGTTATGTGCTAACCAAACCCAATCAGGGAGATGATGAAGAAAGAGATAGTGATATAGATCCGACTACGTTTTTGAGTGATACCATCACCTTGACCCCGCGTGCCGTTTTATTTAATTTAGACGCCGGCTGTATTAGCGAATGCGACAGGTTAACTCATCCTGGCTTAATTGCACCGAGTACCACTTATTTATGTGGCGCAGGAAACGACCCTGGTCCCATCCTCAATGCGGTGTCTGCTACTGGAGGAAGCGGTGCCCTCGAATACCTTTGGATGAAAAGCCTGGAGGAAACGCCTTTCAGTTCTTCCCAATGGGAACCTATTCCGGATTCCAATACGCCCTCTTACGATCCCGGGGTGCTTTATGAGACGACTTATTTTGTTCGCTGCGCCCGCAGGGAAAAATGTAGTACCTATTTGGAATCAAATGTGGTGAAAATAGAGGTGGGGACAGAAGCGGTGGCAAAAGTGGTTCAACCAGTTAAAATTTGTGAAGGCGATCAGGTTACTTTCTCTGCTATTGAAACTGGACCAGCCGCAAAAATTGATTGGGTTTTCACCGGATCAGTAACCCCTGCTACAATAAGTGGTGAAAACGTATCGGTTCGTTACAGCTATTTTGGGACCTTTAATGGCACCCTGACCGTTCAGGAAAATGGCTGTACCGCCACCCGCAGCTTTCCGGTCAATGTAATTAATAATCCCATTTTATGTACAGCTGGGCTAAGCATTCAAGCCGAGGTAATAGAGGAAGAGAATAAAATAGTTCGCCTCACTTGGTTAATGGAGCATTCGGAGGCCGACTTACAATATCAATTGGAATATTCTCGTGATGGTGAGCATTTTGAAACAATAGCCAATAGCATTGAACCCATTGAACAATCAGGCCAGCAATTGCAATTTCGATTGGATACCCAGGCGCCAAAGCGAGGTTATAATTATTATCGTGTGAAGGTAGGAGATCGTTCGGGCAATTTTATGTACTCCGATATAAAAGAAGTTGTCTTCCTCAATGATTCAGCCTTGGCCATGCTCTACCCTAATCCAGTGACTGACCAATTGACTATAGCTTTTTTTGAAACTTATGATGAACCTGTACGGATGGAACTATTAAGTACCCAAGGACACCTATTATCAAGCACTGATTTACCTAATGGAGAACAGGAGATCCATCTTTTTCTGGGCGATTTAACTACGGGGGTCTATTTCCTGCGGATTTATTATGGAGAGGTTGCCATCAAACACTTGCGCATTTATAAGCATTGA